A window from Kovacikia minuta CCNUW1 encodes these proteins:
- a CDS encoding Dps family protein, which produces MTTTNQVPKKSAGNGHASGDGKINSFPAPKQLATPTHLKPEQVQAVTEAINPLVADAFALYVKTKNYHWHVASSHFRDYHLLLDEQADAIFESIDRLAERVRRIGGTTIRSITHISQLQTIADDNEDFVLPEQMIQRLIDDNLHIAEMQRAAIDVCDENRDAPTGNILEEILDDTEKRIWFLYEISQGGHNME; this is translated from the coding sequence ATGACTACCACTAATCAAGTTCCTAAAAAGTCTGCTGGGAATGGTCATGCATCTGGTGACGGAAAGATCAATTCTTTCCCTGCTCCCAAACAGTTGGCGACGCCAACCCACCTAAAACCAGAGCAAGTGCAAGCAGTGACTGAGGCAATTAATCCATTGGTTGCCGATGCCTTTGCGCTCTACGTTAAAACCAAAAATTATCACTGGCACGTTGCTAGTTCCCATTTCCGCGACTATCACCTGTTGCTAGACGAGCAAGCGGATGCCATTTTTGAATCCATCGATCGCTTGGCCGAGCGGGTTCGCCGGATTGGCGGAACCACCATCCGCAGCATTACCCACATTAGCCAACTGCAAACCATCGCTGATGACAATGAGGACTTTGTGTTACCGGAGCAAATGATCCAGCGATTGATTGATGACAATCTGCATATCGCCGAAATGCAGCGAGCTGCGATCGATGTTTGTGATGAGAACCGGGATGCGCCCACGGGTAACATCCTGGAGGAAATCCTGGACGATACTGAAAAGCGAATCTGGTTTTTGTACGAAATTAGTCAGGGTGGTCACAACATGGAATGA
- a CDS encoding alpha-ketoacid dehydrogenase subunit beta: MAETLMFNALREAIDEEMAKDPTVLVMGEDVGHYGGSYKVTKDLYKKYGDLRLLDTPIAENSFTGMAVGAAMTGLRPIIEGMNMGFLLLAFNQIANNAGMLRYTSGGNFKIPMVIRGPGGVGRQLGAEHSQRLEAYFQAVPGLKIVACSTPYNAKGLLKSAIRDNNPVLFFEHVLLYNLKENLPEEEYYLPLDQAEIVRKGKDVTILTYSRMRHHVLQAVKTLEKDGFDPEVIDLISLKPLDFEAIGASIRKTHRVMIVEECMRTGGVAAEIIASINDRFFDELDAPVLRLSSQDIPTPYNGTLENLTIVQPHQIVEAVKKMTAAKV, from the coding sequence ATGGCTGAAACGTTGATGTTCAATGCCCTGCGCGAGGCGATCGACGAAGAAATGGCAAAAGACCCAACCGTGCTGGTTATGGGAGAAGACGTGGGGCACTACGGGGGTTCCTACAAGGTCACGAAAGATCTGTATAAGAAATATGGCGATCTGCGGCTATTGGACACGCCGATCGCCGAAAATAGCTTTACTGGGATGGCAGTGGGAGCTGCCATGACTGGACTGCGCCCCATCATCGAAGGGATGAACATGGGCTTTCTGCTGCTGGCTTTTAACCAGATTGCCAACAATGCTGGCATGCTGCGCTACACCTCTGGCGGTAATTTCAAGATTCCAATGGTGATTCGGGGACCCGGTGGAGTTGGGCGGCAACTGGGTGCTGAACACTCCCAGCGGCTAGAGGCATATTTCCAGGCCGTTCCCGGACTCAAAATTGTTGCTTGCTCTACACCCTACAATGCCAAAGGGTTACTGAAATCTGCCATTCGAGACAACAACCCGGTGCTGTTTTTTGAGCATGTCCTTCTCTACAACCTGAAGGAAAATCTCCCTGAGGAGGAATACTACCTGCCCCTGGATCAGGCAGAAATTGTTCGTAAGGGCAAAGATGTCACCATTCTGACCTATTCCCGTATGCGCCACCACGTTCTGCAAGCGGTCAAGACGTTGGAGAAGGATGGGTTTGATCCGGAGGTGATTGACCTGATCTCGCTGAAGCCTCTGGACTTTGAGGCGATCGGTGCTTCCATTCGCAAAACCCATCGGGTGATGATTGTCGAAGAGTGCATGCGCACAGGTGGCGTTGCCGCTGAAATCATTGCCTCGATTAACGATCGCTTCTTTGATGAACTCGATGCCCCGGTTCTCCGCCTTTCCTCCCAGGATATTCCCACTCCCTACAACGGCACCCTGGAAAACCTGACGATCGTCCAGCCGCATCAAATTGTGGAAGCGGTGAAGAAGATGACAGCGGCAAAGGTGTGA
- a CDS encoding DUF1206 domain-containing protein yields the protein MTPPNLPAKNIQQPVKRAASHPWVEQLARFGFAAKGVVYFIVGLLAAQAAFTSGGRTTDTSGALEEILIQPFGKFLLGLVTIGLVGYALWRLVQTVLDPEHAGQELKAKRIIQRVGYAFSGLAYAGLAFTAVKLIVGAGRDRSNATQDWTARLLAQPFGQWLVGIAGGIAIAVGLSYFYQAYKGKFRQKFKLHQMSSTEQTWAVRLGRFGITARGVVFCVIGIFLIKAALHTNASEAKGLGGALAALAQQPFGPWILGIVALGLIAYSIYSLIEARYRRIINSTV from the coding sequence ATGACGCCCCCAAATTTACCAGCAAAAAATATCCAGCAACCCGTTAAACGGGCAGCGTCTCATCCCTGGGTCGAACAGTTGGCGCGATTCGGTTTTGCTGCAAAGGGGGTAGTCTATTTTATTGTTGGCTTGCTGGCAGCCCAGGCTGCATTTACTTCTGGGGGCAGAACAACTGATACCAGTGGTGCGCTTGAGGAGATCCTGATACAGCCGTTTGGTAAATTTCTGCTTGGTCTTGTCACCATTGGTTTGGTGGGGTACGCTCTCTGGCGCTTGGTGCAAACTGTTCTTGACCCCGAACACGCAGGGCAAGAATTGAAGGCAAAGCGAATCATTCAACGGGTTGGCTATGCGTTCAGTGGTTTAGCCTATGCAGGTTTAGCATTTACCGCTGTCAAGTTAATTGTGGGCGCAGGTCGCGATCGCAGCAATGCGACGCAGGATTGGACGGCGCGTTTGCTGGCTCAGCCCTTTGGTCAATGGTTGGTTGGGATAGCAGGCGGGATCGCGATCGCGGTTGGGCTTTCCTATTTCTACCAGGCATACAAAGGCAAGTTCAGGCAAAAGTTCAAATTGCACCAGATGTCTTCTACTGAGCAAACCTGGGCAGTACGTCTCGGCAGGTTTGGAATTACTGCCAGGGGTGTTGTTTTTTGTGTTATCGGCATTTTTCTCATTAAAGCTGCTCTGCATACCAATGCAAGCGAAGCGAAAGGATTGGGGGGAGCACTGGCAGCTCTTGCCCAACAACCTTTTGGACCCTGGATCTTGGGTATTGTCGCCCTGGGGCTGATTGCCTACAGCATTTATTCCCTGATCGAAGCCCGCTATCGCCGAATTATCAACTCAACTGTGTAG
- the secD gene encoding protein translocase subunit SecD, with protein sequence MVLLIAAVVVIVKLPPQLGLDLQGGSQLTIQVKPTKDIPEITSRELEAVQKVVEGRVNGLGVSEPIVQTAGNDQILVQLPGVNDPQQAERILGGTAQLDFRQQKPGTEGNLQVEYQIRREYLTKQDELRKGGDEKAITENQAAIQRSNEAIGKLFEPSGLTGKNLKDAFPQPTNSQNSWEVGIRFDPQGADLFAKLTKGLAGTGRSIGIFLDNGLISAPTVGPEFAQTGITGGSAVITGFSTAEKANELAIQLRGGALPVPVEVVENRTVGATLGQDSIQRSIYAAIGGLILVLIFMLIYYRLPGLIADLALLIYAALTYAAFILLGVTLTLPGICRIHSQYWYGSRRKRADL encoded by the coding sequence TTGGTTTTACTCATTGCCGCTGTGGTAGTGATTGTGAAGCTACCACCGCAGCTTGGTTTGGATTTGCAGGGAGGATCTCAGTTAACAATCCAGGTGAAGCCGACTAAGGATATCCCGGAGATTACCTCCAGGGAATTGGAAGCTGTTCAGAAAGTTGTTGAGGGACGGGTCAACGGGTTGGGCGTTTCGGAACCGATCGTCCAAACCGCTGGGAATGACCAGATTTTGGTGCAGCTCCCAGGGGTCAACGATCCTCAACAGGCCGAACGCATTTTGGGCGGTACCGCGCAACTCGACTTCCGCCAACAAAAACCAGGAACGGAAGGAAACCTCCAGGTTGAGTACCAGATTCGGCGGGAGTACCTGACGAAGCAGGACGAGTTACGCAAGGGTGGCGACGAGAAGGCGATCACAGAAAACCAGGCAGCGATCCAGCGCAGTAATGAGGCGATCGGTAAGCTGTTTGAGCCGTCCGGGTTAACTGGAAAAAATCTGAAGGATGCTTTTCCGCAACCCACCAACTCCCAAAATAGCTGGGAAGTGGGCATCCGGTTTGATCCCCAGGGCGCAGACTTGTTTGCCAAATTGACCAAGGGGTTAGCGGGTACGGGTCGATCGATCGGTATCTTCCTTGATAACGGCTTGATCAGTGCTCCAACGGTGGGTCCAGAATTTGCCCAAACCGGGATTACGGGGGGGAGCGCAGTCATTACCGGATTCAGTACGGCTGAAAAAGCAAACGAACTCGCAATTCAACTGCGGGGTGGGGCACTCCCCGTTCCGGTTGAGGTGGTTGAAAACCGGACCGTTGGCGCAACCCTGGGACAGGACAGTATTCAGCGCAGTATCTATGCTGCGATCGGTGGGTTAATCCTGGTACTGATCTTCATGTTGATCTACTATCGGTTGCCCGGTCTGATCGCCGACCTGGCATTGCTGATCTATGCTGCCCTTACCTACGCCGCCTTCATCCTGCTGGGTGTTACCCTGACCCTGCCGGGAATCTGCCGGATTCATTCTCAGTATTGGTATGGCAGTAGACGCAAACGTGCTGATCTTTGA
- a CDS encoding MMPL family transporter: MAVDANVLIFERTREELRAGKTLYRSIEAGFYRAFPSILDGHVTTLISCAALFWLGSGLVKGFALTLALGVGISLFTALTCTRTFMLSVINFQNLRKPQYFAPNIPPITKRQPEVTP, from the coding sequence ATGGCAGTAGACGCAAACGTGCTGATCTTTGAGCGGACTCGCGAGGAACTGAGGGCAGGCAAAACCCTCTACCGCTCGATCGAAGCAGGCTTCTACCGAGCATTTCCCAGCATCCTGGATGGTCACGTAACCACCTTGATTTCCTGTGCCGCCTTGTTTTGGCTGGGTTCAGGGTTAGTCAAAGGGTTTGCGCTAACCTTGGCGCTTGGTGTTGGAATTAGCCTGTTTACAGCGCTAACCTGTACACGAACGTTTATGTTGTCGGTCATTAACTTCCAAAATTTACGAAAACCTCAATATTTTGCTCCAAATATTCCCCCGATTACTAAGCGCCAGCCGGAGGTGACCCCATGA
- the secF gene encoding protein translocase subunit SecF, translated as MKLQVTKQRKRWWAISSILILAGLISMVISWQQIGSPLRPGLDFVGGTRLQFELDCSKNDCNKPVDIASVRTVLEEEGLGSSSVQEVTGQGRRGILIRSTPLDVDQRTKLQTVLSEKIGTFDPSKTQIDTVGPIVGQQLFSAGMLALLVSFVGITVYMSMRFQLDYAVFAIVALFHDVLITIGIFSMLGLILHVEIDSLFIVALLTIVGFSVNDTVVIYDRVRETLALNPEGDIDNIVDAAVDQTLTRSINTTVTVLLSLVSIFLFGGETLKYFALALIIGFSAGAYSSIFVASTLLAWWRKRSGKALPAVVATSPEVSDSPSIDGNPKSD; from the coding sequence ATGAAGCTTCAGGTGACCAAGCAACGTAAGCGCTGGTGGGCAATCTCTTCAATTTTGATTCTGGCGGGCCTCATATCGATGGTGATTTCCTGGCAGCAAATTGGGTCACCCCTGCGCCCCGGATTAGACTTTGTGGGGGGGACCCGTCTGCAATTCGAGTTGGACTGCTCCAAAAACGATTGCAACAAACCCGTTGATATTGCCTCTGTTCGCACCGTTTTGGAAGAGGAGGGGTTGGGTAGTAGCAGTGTACAAGAGGTAACAGGTCAGGGACGACGGGGGATTTTAATTCGCAGCACTCCCCTGGATGTGGATCAGCGCACTAAGCTTCAGACCGTTCTAAGTGAAAAAATCGGCACATTCGATCCGTCCAAGACGCAAATCGATACGGTCGGTCCGATTGTCGGTCAACAGCTTTTTTCCGCTGGAATGCTGGCGCTGCTGGTTTCCTTTGTGGGAATCACCGTTTATATGAGTATGCGGTTCCAGTTGGACTATGCCGTTTTTGCAATCGTCGCACTGTTTCATGATGTCCTGATTACAATTGGCATTTTCTCCATGCTGGGACTGATCTTGCATGTTGAGATTGACAGTTTGTTCATCGTGGCACTGCTCACGATCGTTGGGTTCTCCGTGAATGATACGGTGGTCATCTACGATCGGGTTCGAGAAACCCTCGCCCTTAACCCCGAAGGTGATATTGACAATATTGTGGATGCTGCGGTTGACCAAACCCTGACACGCTCGATTAACACCACTGTCACGGTTCTGCTCAGCCTGGTTTCCATCTTTCTGTTTGGTGGCGAAACCCTGAAGTATTTTGCTCTGGCGCTGATTATTGGGTTTTCAGCAGGGGCTTACTCCAGCATCTTCGTTGCCAGTACCCTGCTGGCATGGTGGCGGAAGCGCTCAGGCAAAGCCCTTCCTGCTGTAGTTGCCACCAGCCCAGAGGTAAGTGACAGCCCATCCATCGACGGCAATCCTAAATCGGACTGA
- a CDS encoding M48 family metalloprotease, translating to MPSPSDLFQAGVEAVKRKQYSKAVQALEAFCSSQAQTRSKEFFQAQMYLVRAYQENGQIPQATALCREMAASEYGQVREWAQRLLPTLSADSSQSAADPTTPPEPVVQSFAPKNLLSPEQSAELYKTGSQALKTRRFADAVTPLEQYCQGTDPSAANYSQAQMWLVKAYKGNGQTEAAIALCKQLLTHEKEYVRIWASQFIQTLAPAEPAPEASSEASQSTTSTSPPTGSSFVGGTANGAPGSGHPSPSGPIPKAGRSERRGVKLPMKGVAASLSMASGVTISLLFGMILVLCLSLLLIVDSKNPTLGLAIGVVITIAFNALVFFIAPFIMDLIQGWLYGTRWASLTEIERYSPETAKVIREVCAQKKIKQPRFGIIEDQNPTAFTYGSLPNSARLVVSRGLFTYLDDDEVATVYAHELGHIVHWDFAVMTLASTLVQIAYLLYVYIDEIADRIGNDQVKSGARGVTIMAYLFYVVGEYLVLYLSRTREYYADHFAAEVTGNPNALSRALVKIAYGILEEGKRNPEPSKILQGTRALGIADPKSAAFTGTAYRVASEPQKVGRVFLWDMFNPWAWWMELSSTHPLTGKRVRALSTYAEQLGLETEFNMGLVMREGRSLNKNKLYGNFAVDVFLLWADWFGLAIGVLVGIAFLAIKPGNFVPLLSVSMIGFGFGTLLKMVFMYPDFSKAPATDVLSLMSDPYASPLRGRAVKLDGQVIGRGDAGYKFGSDLKMQDPTGVIYLRYASRFGPLGNFRVWNEPG from the coding sequence ATGCCTTCTCCCTCCGATTTGTTCCAAGCTGGAGTGGAAGCGGTCAAACGCAAGCAATATTCAAAAGCAGTTCAAGCACTTGAAGCATTTTGCAGCAGTCAGGCTCAAACCCGCTCTAAGGAATTCTTTCAGGCGCAAATGTACCTGGTCAGAGCGTACCAGGAGAATGGACAAATTCCCCAGGCTACTGCCCTCTGTCGAGAGATGGCAGCCAGCGAGTATGGACAGGTTCGAGAATGGGCGCAGCGTCTTTTGCCAACGCTTTCGGCGGATTCAAGCCAGTCTGCTGCTGATCCTACCACTCCACCAGAACCTGTTGTTCAATCCTTTGCGCCCAAAAATCTCTTATCTCCGGAGCAATCTGCCGAACTATACAAAACAGGCAGTCAGGCGCTCAAAACGCGAAGGTTTGCTGATGCGGTCACCCCATTAGAACAGTACTGTCAGGGCACAGATCCCAGTGCTGCGAACTATTCCCAGGCGCAAATGTGGTTAGTGAAAGCGTACAAGGGGAATGGGCAAACTGAGGCAGCGATCGCCCTTTGCAAACAGTTGCTCACCCATGAGAAGGAGTATGTCCGAATTTGGGCAAGTCAGTTTATTCAAACCCTGGCTCCTGCCGAACCAGCTCCAGAAGCATCTTCTGAGGCTTCCCAAAGTACAACTTCAACCAGTCCGCCCACGGGTTCATCGTTTGTGGGAGGGACGGCAAATGGGGCACCTGGTAGCGGACATCCCTCTCCTTCTGGTCCTATTCCTAAGGCGGGACGATCGGAACGGCGGGGCGTCAAATTGCCCATGAAAGGGGTTGCAGCCAGTCTTTCAATGGCGTCTGGGGTCACCATCTCCCTGCTGTTCGGGATGATTCTGGTGCTGTGCCTCAGTTTGCTATTGATTGTAGATAGCAAAAATCCGACCCTGGGACTGGCGATCGGGGTCGTGATCACGATTGCGTTTAATGCGCTGGTCTTCTTCATTGCGCCATTCATCATGGATCTAATCCAGGGTTGGCTCTATGGTACGCGCTGGGCTTCTTTGACGGAGATTGAGCGCTATAGCCCTGAAACGGCGAAGGTGATTCGCGAAGTTTGTGCCCAAAAGAAAATTAAACAACCCCGTTTTGGCATCATCGAAGATCAGAATCCGACTGCGTTTACCTATGGATCGCTGCCAAATAGTGCCCGTCTGGTGGTCAGTCGGGGACTTTTCACCTATTTGGATGATGACGAAGTGGCAACGGTTTATGCCCATGAACTGGGTCACATTGTGCATTGGGATTTCGCTGTCATGACGCTGGCATCGACTCTGGTGCAAATTGCCTACCTGCTTTATGTTTATATCGACGAGATTGCGGACCGAATCGGCAATGATCAAGTCAAGAGTGGTGCCCGTGGTGTCACGATCATGGCGTACCTGTTTTACGTAGTTGGGGAGTATCTGGTTCTCTACCTGTCTCGGACACGGGAATACTACGCCGATCACTTTGCGGCTGAGGTGACGGGTAATCCCAATGCCCTTTCCCGTGCCCTGGTCAAAATTGCCTATGGCATTCTGGAAGAGGGCAAACGCAATCCAGAACCCAGTAAGATCCTTCAGGGAACCCGCGCTTTAGGAATTGCCGATCCTAAATCCGCTGCCTTTACTGGAACTGCGTACCGGGTTGCTTCTGAACCTCAAAAAGTGGGCAGAGTTTTCCTGTGGGATATGTTTAATCCCTGGGCATGGTGGATGGAACTGAGTTCAACCCATCCTCTGACAGGCAAGCGGGTGCGTGCCCTCAGTACCTATGCGGAACAGCTGGGTCTGGAGACAGAATTTAACATGGGGCTGGTGATGCGCGAAGGTCGCAGCCTGAATAAAAATAAGCTTTACGGCAACTTTGCTGTAGATGTTTTCCTGCTATGGGCAGACTGGTTTGGGCTGGCGATCGGTGTCCTTGTGGGAATTGCCTTTCTAGCGATTAAGCCCGGTAACTTTGTGCCCCTTCTATCCGTTAGTATGATTGGCTTTGGATTCGGGACTTTGCTGAAAATGGTCTTCATGTATCCTGACTTTAGCAAAGCACCTGCAACGGATGTGCTGTCATTAATGTCCGATCCTTATGCCAGTCCGTTACGCGGGCGTGCCGTTAAACTTGACGGGCAGGTCATCGGGCGAGGTGATGCGGGTTACAAGTTTGGCTCCGATTTGAAGATGCAGGACCCTACGGGTGTGATTTATCTGCGCTATGCTTCCCGGTTTGGTCCTCTGGGTAATTTCCGTGTTTGGAATGAGCCAGGCTGA